One stretch of Miscanthus floridulus cultivar M001 chromosome 18, ASM1932011v1, whole genome shotgun sequence DNA includes these proteins:
- the LOC136522246 gene encoding plasmodesmata-located protein 2-like isoform X1 → MSKLVAPSVLPAVVALIVLCACTTPARGGDDYTAFVYAGCSQGRYDPGSQYAADVDTALSSLVNSAGFTAYANYTSPPSAASTGQLVGVYQCRSDLPAAVCGVCVKSAVSKLSSLCNTAAGAAVQLRACFVRYGNDSFLGKQDTTVLFKKCSGENAGDTSVVAMRDAALGALVAAAAPADEGSYRAGAAGYVQAMSQCVGDLGAKACTDCVSAASSQLKAGCGYASAAEVYLGKCYARFWSNAGGGTGTGGGVPVVGGGAGTAGGGNVIGGGGGVGGAAGNGYAYGGFVPNTYGQHDEGEGFNTSQINPTTNRFVHHRQRSRIQHKQNNSSTPAKTQEHQKGRLPRRHSAAASSFSGGRARLPPPSAGAPLLPSGTTALSPPSLPQAMRARRPDLAAGRTDPGSSSSSPPDPGAGEAEAARATRAAQASGGGGPLPTAPLLPFNSGSGMEAGSGLPTEALLSLQLR, encoded by the exons ATGTCGAAGCTTGTTGCACCATCAGTGCTCCCCGCCGTGGTCGCGCTGATCGTGCTGTGCGCGTGCACGACACCCGCGCGCGGCGGCGACGACTACACGGCGTTCGTGTACGCCGGGTGCTCGCAGGGGCGGTACGACCCCGGGTCGCAGTACGCCGCGGACGTGGACACCGCGCTGTCGTCCCTCGTGAACAGCGCAGGCTTCACCGCCTACGCCAACTACACCTCGCCGCCGTCGGCCGCGTCGACGGGCCAGCTGGTGGGCGTGTACCAGTGCCGCTCCGACCTACCCGCCGCGGTGTGCGGCGTCTGCGTGAAGTCGGCCGTGTCCAAGCTCTCCTCGCTCTGCAACACGGCGGCGGGCGCCGCAGTGCAGCTGCGCGCCTGCTTCGTGCGGTACGGGAACGACTCGTTCCTGGGGAAGCAGGACACGACGGTGCTGTTCAAGAAGTGCAGCGGCGAGAACGCCGGGGACACGAGCGTGGTGGCCATGCGCGACGCGGCGCTGGGCGCGCTCGTGGCCGCCGCGGCGCCCGCCGACGAAGGATCGTACCGCGCGGGGGCGGCCGGGTACGTGCAGGCCATGTCGCAGTGCGTCGGGGACCTCGGCGCCAAGGCCTGCACCGACTGCGTCTCCGCCGCGTCCTCGCAGCTCAAGGCCGGCTGCGGCTACGCCTCCGCCGCGGAGGTGTACCTCGGCAAGTGCTACGCGCGCTTCTGGTCCAATGCCGGcggcggcaccggcaccggcggaGGAGTACCGGTCGTCGGAGGTGGCGCCGGTACGGCGGGCGGCGGCAATGTcatcggtggcggcggcggtgtaggaggagcagcaggcaatGGATACGCATATGGCGGATTCGTGCCGAACACGTACGGACAGCACG ACGAAGGAGAAGGGTTCAACACATCACAAATCAACCCAACCACAAATCGATTCGTACATCACAGACAAAGGAGCAGGATTCAACACAAACAAAATAACTCATCTACACCGGCGAAGACACAGGAGCACCAGAAAGGGAGACTGCCGAGGAGACACAGTGCAGCTGCCTCCTCCTTCTCCGGCGGGCGCGCGCGGCTGCCTCCTCCTTCGGCGGGCGCGCCCCTCCTCCCCTCCGGCACGACGGccctctcccctccctctctccctcaggCGATGCGGGCGAGGAGGCCGGATCTGGCGGCGGGGAGAACGGATCCGGGCTCCTCCTCGTCCTCACCGCCGGATCCGGGAGCGGGCGAGGCAGAGGCGGCGCGGGCAACGCGGGCGGCGCAGGCGAGCGGCGGTGGTGGCCCTCTCCCCACGGCGCCGCTCCTCCCCTTCAACTCCGGCAGCGGCatggaggccggatccggcctccctaCGGAGGCGCTCCTCTCCCTCCAACTCCGGTAG
- the LOC136522246 gene encoding plasmodesmata-located protein 6-like isoform X2 — MSKLVAPSVLPAVVALIVLCACTTPARGGDDYTAFVYAGCSQGRYDPGSQYAADVDTALSSLVNSAGFTAYANYTSPPSAASTGQLVGVYQCRSDLPAAVCGVCVKSAVSKLSSLCNTAAGAAVQLRACFVRYGNDSFLGKQDTTVLFKKCSGENAGDTSVVAMRDAALGALVAAAAPADEGSYRAGAAGYVQAMSQCVGDLGAKACTDCVSAASSQLKAGCGYASAAEVYLGKCYARFWSNAGGGTGTGGGVPVVGGGAGTAGGGNVIGGGGGVGGAAGNGYAYGGFVPNTYGQHDESGKTLAIIIGLVAAVAIVIVFLSFLRRAGGVGGKS; from the exons ATGTCGAAGCTTGTTGCACCATCAGTGCTCCCCGCCGTGGTCGCGCTGATCGTGCTGTGCGCGTGCACGACACCCGCGCGCGGCGGCGACGACTACACGGCGTTCGTGTACGCCGGGTGCTCGCAGGGGCGGTACGACCCCGGGTCGCAGTACGCCGCGGACGTGGACACCGCGCTGTCGTCCCTCGTGAACAGCGCAGGCTTCACCGCCTACGCCAACTACACCTCGCCGCCGTCGGCCGCGTCGACGGGCCAGCTGGTGGGCGTGTACCAGTGCCGCTCCGACCTACCCGCCGCGGTGTGCGGCGTCTGCGTGAAGTCGGCCGTGTCCAAGCTCTCCTCGCTCTGCAACACGGCGGCGGGCGCCGCAGTGCAGCTGCGCGCCTGCTTCGTGCGGTACGGGAACGACTCGTTCCTGGGGAAGCAGGACACGACGGTGCTGTTCAAGAAGTGCAGCGGCGAGAACGCCGGGGACACGAGCGTGGTGGCCATGCGCGACGCGGCGCTGGGCGCGCTCGTGGCCGCCGCGGCGCCCGCCGACGAAGGATCGTACCGCGCGGGGGCGGCCGGGTACGTGCAGGCCATGTCGCAGTGCGTCGGGGACCTCGGCGCCAAGGCCTGCACCGACTGCGTCTCCGCCGCGTCCTCGCAGCTCAAGGCCGGCTGCGGCTACGCCTCCGCCGCGGAGGTGTACCTCGGCAAGTGCTACGCGCGCTTCTGGTCCAATGCCGGcggcggcaccggcaccggcggaGGAGTACCGGTCGTCGGAGGTGGCGCCGGTACGGCGGGCGGCGGCAATGTcatcggtggcggcggcggtgtaggaggagcagcaggcaatGGATACGCATATGGCGGATTCGTGCCGAACACGTACGGACAGCACG ATGAATCTGGGAAAACCCTTGCCATCATCATCGGCCTGGTGGCAGCGGTCGCCATTGTTATCgtcttcctctccttcctccgtAGGGCCGGCGGTGTCGGCG GCAAAAGCTAA
- the LOC136522230 gene encoding 16.0 kDa heat shock protein, peroxisomal-like has product MADFFFGSPFRHLFHARPFFPAVEWSSGAAAAAMDWVETPASHVLRVNVPGLGKDDVKVQVEEGNVLTIRGAPPPPAAKDKGKHEDEEGAVWHVAERGKPEFARAVALPENVRVDGIRAGVENGVLTVVVPKEAAPARPKPRPIAVSSRL; this is encoded by the coding sequence ATGGCGGACTTCTTCTTCGGTAGCCCGTTCCGCCACCTCTTCCACGCGCGCCCCTTCTTCCCCGCCGTCGAGTGGTCctccggcgcggcggcggcggccatggactGGGTGGAGACCCCGGCCTCCCACGTGCTCCGCGTCAACGTGCCGGGCCTCGGCAAGGACGACGTCAAGGTCCAGGTCGAGGAGGGCAACGTGCTCACCATCAGGGGCGCCCCGCCCCCGCCCGCGGCCAAGGACAAGGGGAagcacgaggacgaggagggggcGGTGTGGCACGTGGCGGAGCGCGGCAAGCCGGAGTTCGCGCGGGCCGTGGCGCTGCCGGAGAACGTGCGCGTGGACGGGATCAGGGCCGGCGTGGAGAACGGGGTGCTCACCGTCGTGGTGCCCAAGGAGGCCGCCCCGGCCCGGCCCAAGCCCAGGCCCATCGCCGTCTCCAGCAGGCTCTGA